In a single window of the Zea mays cultivar B73 chromosome 5, Zm-B73-REFERENCE-NAM-5.0, whole genome shotgun sequence genome:
- the LOC100217116 gene encoding pseudouridylate synthase isoform X7: MHGVAHFTTPFSYSCLSSIHSAMNGLLPPEIRVREISAARPEFHARSSTKSKVYRYKIYNEAIMDPFHNHYAYHSAYKLNPHAMQEAANYFVGIHDFTSFANAAHNDGERRPTKKITRFDVTEMGAVLQLEVEGTGFLYRQVRNMVALLLQVGKEALPPDIVPAIIAARDRKELAKVALSAPPHGLYLMSVNYDEEILKPPEGSPPISFGRTHHLSKCKLTLY, encoded by the exons ATGCATGGG GTGGCACATTTTACTACACCCTTCAGTTACAGTTGCCTCAGTAGTATTCATTCTGCAATGAATGGACTCCTTCCTCCTGAGATTCGAGTCAGGGAAATTAGTGCAGCACGTCCTGAATTCCATGCTCGCTCATCCACAAAGAGCAAAGTCTATCGCTACAAGATCTATAATGAAGCAATCATGGATCCCTTTCATAATCACTATGCTTATCATAGTGCTTATAAACTTAATCCCCATGCCATGCAGGAGGCTGCAAATTATTTTGTTGGAATCCATGACTTCACGTCTTTTGCTAATGCTGCACATAATGACGGTGAGCGCAGGCCCACAAAGAAGATAACACGTTTTGATGTTACTGAAATG GGTGCTGTCTTACAGCTCGAGGTTGAAGGCACCGGTTTTCTGTACAGACAAGTGAGGAACATG GTTGCTTTGCTGCTTCAAGTCGGAAAGGAAGCACTTCCTCCTGATATCGTTCCAGCGATCATTGCGGCCAGGGACCGCAAAGAACTGGCGAAGGTGGCCTTGTCAGCACCACCACATGGATTGTATCTCATGTCGGTTAACTATGACGAGGAAATCCTGAAGCCTCCTGAAGGTTCCCCTCCAATTTCGTTTGGCAGAACTCATCATCTTAGTAAGTGCAAACTTACGTTGTATTAA
- the LOC100217116 gene encoding pseudouridylate synthase isoform X8 yields the protein MNGLLPPEIRVREISAARPEFHARSSTKSKVYRYKIYNEAIMDPFHNHYAYHSAYKLNPHAMQEAANYFVGIHDFTSFANAAHNDGERRPTKKITRFDVTEMGAVLQLEVEGTGFLYRQVRNMVALLLQVGKEALPPDIVPAIIAARDRKELAKVALSAPPHGLYLMSVNYDEEILKPPEGSPPISFGRTHHLSKCKLTLY from the exons ATGAATGGACTCCTTCCTCCTGAGATTCGAGTCAGGGAAATTAGTGCAGCACGTCCTGAATTCCATGCTCGCTCATCCACAAAGAGCAAAGTCTATCGCTACAAGATCTATAATGAAGCAATCATGGATCCCTTTCATAATCACTATGCTTATCATAGTGCTTATAAACTTAATCCCCATGCCATGCAGGAGGCTGCAAATTATTTTGTTGGAATCCATGACTTCACGTCTTTTGCTAATGCTGCACATAATGACGGTGAGCGCAGGCCCACAAAGAAGATAACACGTTTTGATGTTACTGAAATG GGTGCTGTCTTACAGCTCGAGGTTGAAGGCACCGGTTTTCTGTACAGACAAGTGAGGAACATG GTTGCTTTGCTGCTTCAAGTCGGAAAGGAAGCACTTCCTCCTGATATCGTTCCAGCGATCATTGCGGCCAGGGACCGCAAAGAACTGGCGAAGGTGGCCTTGTCAGCACCACCACATGGATTGTATCTCATGTCGGTTAACTATGACGAGGAAATCCTGAAGCCTCCTGAAGGTTCCCCTCCAATTTCGTTTGGCAGAACTCATCATCTTAGTAAGTGCAAACTTACGTTGTATTAA